A stretch of DNA from Catenulispora acidiphila DSM 44928:
TCCCCGCGGCTCGGGGAGCCGGACCGGATTCAGTGTGCTGATACCCATGACGGCTTCTCACTCCTCGGAGGCCGCCGGGCAGCGGCGTCGGTGGCTGGTATCGCAGAAGGGATAGCGGCGGCTGCGGCGGCAGGCGCACAGGGCCACCATGGGACGGCGGCTCACGATGGTACGGCCGTCGTCCAGACGGATCTCGACCGGGCCCTGGACGAGGATGGGTCCGGCGCGCTCGGCCATCTCCACTCTGATCGGCTCAGGTGCGGACACCGCGGATCACCACCATTTCCTCCATGCGCTCGCCGACGGCGAGCAGGCCTTCGCGCTCCAGCCATCCCGCGCGCGAGTTCGTGATCGGTCCCAGACCTCCGGCCACGCGGGTCACGGTCTGCACCGTCAGCCCCGCCTGGGACATCGTCTGGACCGTGCCCTGCACATCAGCCAGGGAAGAGTGCACGAGCAGCAACACCCCGCCGCGTTTCAACACCTTCGGCGCTTCGGCACAGATCCGGTCCAGCCAGTACCGTCCGGTGGGACCGGCGTCCCACGCCCGCGCCGATCCCTTGACCGGCAGGTCCTGAGAGGGCACATAGGGCGGATTGGAAACCACCACGTCGAAGCGGCCGGGCCCGAGAGCCTCGAGGAAATCGCCGCGCCGGACACGGATGAATCGGCGGTGCAGAACACCGTTCACCCAGGTGGTGGCGACCGCGCGCCGGGAGATGTCGACCGCGGTGACCCGCGCCCCGCGCCGTGCCGCCGCGACGGCGACCGCGCCGCTGCCGGTACCCAGATCCAGAACCCGGCAATTCCTGCCCAGCCGCTCGTTCCGCAGAGCGTCGATCAGCAGGTCGGTGTCGCTGCGCGGTTGGTAAACGCCAGGTGGAACAAACAGAAAGGTCATGGTGGTCCCCGGGTGATGAGACGTGGTCGAGACCGCGCCTCGGGAGCTTCAGCCCGGTTTGAGGGCCGGAGGGCTCTTGTGTCCTCTTGATCGCGGGGTAAACGAGGTCGTCTCTCGGGCGTCCTGATGCTGATTCACTGGTTGTCTGCCTCGTCTGGCCATTTCCTGGCGTCGCGCGGCGGGACGTACGGCTCGTGCCGTGCGGACATGCCGCCCTCGATGGCGCGTTCGCGGGCCAGTTCGGCGTCGAACTCCAGCCCGAGCAGGATCGCCAGGTTCGACAGCCACAGCCACACCAGGAACACGATCACGCCGGCCACGGTGCCGTAGGTCTTGTTGTAGGAGGCGAAGTTGGCCACGTACAGGGCGAATCCGGCGGACAGGATGAGCCACAGCACGACCGCCAGCAGGCTGCCCGGCGAGACCCAGCGGAAGCCGCGGTCGCGGACGTTAGGCGCGGCCCAGTACAGCAGCGCGATCATGAAGGCCACCAGCACGACCAGGACCGGCCACTTCGCGATCGACCAGGCCACCAGCGCGGTGTGGCCCAGGCCCAGCAGGTCGCCGGCGCGCTGGGCCAGCGGGCCGGTGAACACCACGATCACGGCGCTGGCCAGCAACAGCGCCATCATCAGCAGCGTCAGCCCGACCCGCAGCGGCGTGGTCTTCCACACCGGCCGCCCCTCGCGCATGTCGTACACGACGTTGGACGCCCGGATGAACGCCGCGACGTAGCCCGAGGCCGACCACAGCGCTCCGGCCAGGCCCACGACCGCCAGCGTCCCGCCGGCGCCGCGGCTGGACCGCACCTGGGTCACCGCGGTGCGCAGCAGGTCGCGCACCGATCCCGGCGCGAGCTTCTGGATGTTGTCCAGGAGCGAGTTGGTGGCGGAGGGACCGATGAGACCGAGGACCGACACGACCACCAGCAGCGCTGGGAACACCGCCAGGACGCCGTAATAGGTCAGCGCAGCGGCGCGGTCGGACAGTTCGTCGTCGCGGAACTCGCCGGCGGTCCGCCTGAGGACCGCCAGCCAGCTGCGCGCCGGGAGCTCCGTCGGCGAGTCCGGTCCGCGCTCGACGGCTTCGGCGGCTTCGGCTGCCTTGGCCGGCTCGGTGGCGTCGGGCTCGGCTGCTTCGGCTGCGTTAGCCGGCTCGGTGGCTTCGGTGGCGCCGACTGCCTCGGCAGGCTCGCGCTGATGGTTGACGTCGTGCTTCCGTCTCAGTCCCATCGCCTGCTTATGGCCGTTTCATCAGCCACTACACGGTCGCTGCCAGCACGAACGCCGAGACTCTGTGTTTGTCCCGGCTGACGCTGGTCATCAGGCGCGGGAGAAGTTGAGGACAAAACCAGGAGGACTTCATGAAGCGCGCACTTACTTTCGCCACCGGTTTGGCCGTGGGCTACGTCGCAGGGACCAGAGCCGGCCACGAGAAGTATGAGCTGATCAAGGAAAAGGCGCACGAGGTGAGCGAGCAGCCCGCCGTCGTCGATCTGCGCGAGAACCTGAAGGGAACGGTCGAGACCGCGTCCAAGGCGGTCACCGCCAAGGTCGCCGACGCCACCTCGGAACTCACCAAGAAGCTCCACGGTTCTGCGCACGAGGAAGCCGCCTCCACTCCCGTGAAGCCGGCGCCCGCGGCGCCGGGCGAGTACCCGGCGGCGCCCACCGGCATCGTGCCCGGCAGCGGCACCGTCTGAGAGTTCTCGCCAGCGCGCAGCCAGAACGAGCAGCCAGAACGATTCGGCCGGCCGACTCAACGAGTCGGCCGGCCGGTGGAACTAGAGCGTCAGTGCGCTGATGGGATCAGCCGGTGGTGCAGGCGCTGCCGTTGACGGTGAACGCCGTCGGCGAGGCGCTGCTGGCGCTCCACGTGCCCTGGAACCCGAATGAGGTGGTGGCTCCCGGGGCGATGGTGCCGTTGTAGCTCATGTTCGTCGCCGTGACGTTGGCGCCGG
This window harbors:
- a CDS encoding CDGSH iron-sulfur domain-containing protein — its product is MAERAGPILVQGPVEIRLDDGRTIVSRRPMVALCACRRSRRYPFCDTSHRRRCPAASEE
- a CDS encoding HemK2/MTQ2 family protein methyltransferase, encoding MTFLFVPPGVYQPRSDTDLLIDALRNERLGRNCRVLDLGTGSGAVAVAAARRGARVTAVDISRRAVATTWVNGVLHRRFIRVRRGDFLEALGPGRFDVVVSNPPYVPSQDLPVKGSARAWDAGPTGRYWLDRICAEAPKVLKRGGVLLLVHSSLADVQGTVQTMSQAGLTVQTVTRVAGGLGPITNSRAGWLEREGLLAVGERMEEMVVIRGVRT
- a CDS encoding YihY/virulence factor BrkB family protein, yielding MGLRRKHDVNHQREPAEAVGATEATEPANAAEAAEPDATEPAKAAEAAEAVERGPDSPTELPARSWLAVLRRTAGEFRDDELSDRAAALTYYGVLAVFPALLVVVSVLGLIGPSATNSLLDNIQKLAPGSVRDLLRTAVTQVRSSRGAGGTLAVVGLAGALWSASGYVAAFIRASNVVYDMREGRPVWKTTPLRVGLTLLMMALLLASAVIVVFTGPLAQRAGDLLGLGHTALVAWSIAKWPVLVVLVAFMIALLYWAAPNVRDRGFRWVSPGSLLAVVLWLILSAGFALYVANFASYNKTYGTVAGVIVFLVWLWLSNLAILLGLEFDAELARERAIEGGMSARHEPYVPPRDARKWPDEADNQ